From the genome of Methylocystis heyeri:
AGCAATCTCGAGAGCCGCTCGGAATCCACGTCATGGTCGTCGTCAAGCCCGAGATATGATTTGGCGGCATCCACGAAGAGGCGTTTATGCTCGCCTGCGGCCGAGATTTCGGCGACCAAGTAAGGCGCGACGCGGTCGTCGCGCCTTCGCGCCAAACCATGGAGCGCCTCGGCTCTTACGAGGATGTCGGCGTCATTGGCGCGTTGCAGCAGCGCATCCCGAATCTCAGGGCCGTCAATCGAAACGATCTGGCCGATACTCGTGGTGGCCCAATCCCGCGCCATTTCATAGGGATCATTCATCAATTCCAGCAAAGCGCTTACGGCCGCTTCCGAAGTGGCGCCGCAAAGGGCAAACGCCACGCCGTGGCGGACGCGGTCCTCGGCGTGGTTGCGCAACTTGATCAGAGCGCTGTCGCAGCGGCGGTTTCCGAGATGGCCAAAGGCGAACACAGCCGCTGTGAAGACATCCATGTCCTGCTCGCGGTCAATGATCTCAAGGAGGGCGTCACAGCACTCCTCCGGAAATGTGCGCTCGGGAGGGCCCAACTGGCCTAGAATCATAACCCCGAGCCACCGTGCATTTGGATCCTGCGACCTCGTCAGTGCAATCGAGGCGTCCAAGACGTCTCTTGTGCCCCGAGATTGCAACGCCACCATGGAAGGGTTCGTACTCTCATCATCTTCCATCTCCGCCAAGGCGGCCGCTACCAGCTCCGCGGTCGAGCGTCTGTCTTGCTTTTCCTCTCCGAGCCGCCCAGATGTTTGCAAGACCTCTGTCCTTCGGTTCGAGGTGAACTCGGGGACCGGGCTACTCCGTCGCCGAAAATGGTCTGCCCTGGAAATCGGTGCAGCTTGTTTGTATCGATCGGACGTTTCCGTCCGATCGATAAGCATGTCCGTTTTTAAGCGCCCGGGCTGAGCATCTGTTCCGGCCGGACGATGGCGTCGAATTCGGCCTCCGTGACCTTGCCGGAGGCAAGGGCTTCCTCCTTCAGGCTGGTGCCGTTCTTATGCGCCGCGCGGGCGATCTTGCTCGCGGCGTCATAGCCGATTCGGGGCGCCAGCGCCGTGACCAGCATCAGGGAACGCTCGAGAAAGCGCGTGATGTTGGGAAGATCGGGCTCGATCCCGTCGAGGCAGCGCAGGATGAAGCTGTCGATTCCCTCCGCCAGCAGATCGACCGATTCGAGCATGGCGAAAGCGATCACCGGCTTCATCACATTGAGCTCGAGATGGCCCTGGGTCGCCGAAAAGCTGATGGTGGCGTGATTGCCGAACACCCTTGCGCAAACCATGGTTATGGCTTCGACCTGGGTCGGGTTGACCTTGCCCGGCATGATCGAGGAGCCCGGCTCGTTTTCAGGTAGCTTGAGCTCGGCGAAGCCGGCGCGGGGCCCGCAGCCCATCAGACGGATGTCGCAGGCGATCTTGTAAAGCCCGGTTGCGAGGGCGTTGATCGCGCCATGGGCGAAGACGACGGCGTCATGCGCCGCGAGCGCCTCGAATTTGTTGGGCGCAGTCACGAAGGGCAGGGCGGTCTGGGTTGCGATATTGGCGGCGACTGCCTCCGCGAAGCCCACCGCGGTGTTGAGCCCGGTGCCGACGGCCGTGCCGCCCTGAGCCAGCGCAAGAAGATCGGGCAGGACTTTTTCGAGCCTGACGACGGCGTATTCCGCCTGGGCGGCGTAGCCGGAAAATTCCTGGCCCAGAGTCACGGGAGTCGCGTCCTGCAGATGGGTGCGCCCGATCTTGACGATCGAGTCGAACTCTTTGGATTTTGCCGCGAGCGCCTGATGCAGGCGCTGCACCGCGGGAATGAGTTTCTTTGAAACCGCAAGAGCGCAGGCGATGTGAATCGCAGTGGGGAAGCAGTCGTTGGAGGACTGGCCGTAATTGACATGGTCATTGGGGTGGACGGGAGCCTTCGCCCCGAGGCCGGCGCCGAGCGTTTCATTGGCCCGGTTGGCGATCACCTCGTTCACGTTCATGTTCGACTGCGTGCCGGACCCGGTCTGCCACACGACCAGGGGGAACTGATCGTCGAACCTGCCCTCGATGACTTCTTCTGCGGCGGCGACGATCGCCTTGGCGATCTCGGGCTTGATCAATCCTTTGGCGGCATTGACCTCTGCGGCGGCGCGTTTGATCCGGGCCAGGGCGTGGGTCACCTGGATCGGCATGCGCTGGCCGCCGATGGGAAAATTCTCGAGCGAGCGCTGGGTCTGGGCGCCCCAATAGGCGGCGGCCGGCACCGCGATGTCGCCAAAGGAATCGCGCTCTATACGTTGGTCGGTTGTCATCGGAATGCTCGCAGGACAGGGATTTGGATGCAAAGCGTCGGAGGCGCCGGCATTCGCGACATCCCCTATGCGGCATTTCCCGCCTGGGTTCAATCGGCCTCGGCGTTCTCCGCCCCGACGATCTCGCCGAATTCGAAGGGCGCGGCGCCGTCCCTGCCGCCCGCGAGCGACAGCAGTTCGGCCAACCGGTTGCGCGCCCGGTTGACCCGGCTTTTCATCGTGCCCGAGGCGCAGCCGCAGATCGCTGCGGCTTCGTCGTAGGAAAGGCCCGAGGCCCCCACGAGGATCAGGGCTTCGCGCTGATCGAGCGGAAGCTTTTGGAGCGCAGCGCGGAAATCGAGGAAGTCCATATGCCCGGGCTGGGTCGCGGGCGCCACCATTTTGGCGGCCATCAGGCCGTCGGGATCGGAGGTCTCCCTGCGGCGCTTGCGGTAGTCGCTATAGTAGATGTTCCTGAGGATGGTGAACAGCCAGGCGGTGAGGTTGGTGCCCTCGGTGAAAGAGGCGAGGCTGACCCAGGCCTTGACCAGCGTCTCCTGCACCAGATCGTCGGCGCGGTCCGGGTTTCCGCATAGCGAAACTGCGAATGCGCGCAGACTGGGGATGGCGGACACAAGATCCGTCTTGATCCCTCCCGAAGCTTCCGCCGAGCCCGATGTCGCCAATCAATGCCTCTTTACGCTTCAGGAGCCGTCCTTGCGATATATCGCGTCCGCCTCCAGTTCGTTCAAGAGGTCGAGAAACCTGTCGGGTACGGGTTGGGCTACTATGTCGTCATAGAAGCTGCGAAGTTCCTTGCCGATATGCTCCGAGACCGTGGCCCCGAATCCGACGGCGCAACGCGGAACGCCGAAATCCTTGCGTGGGCCTGCCTCCCCGTTGCCCAGCCCTCGGTCCAGAAGCGCCAGCGGTTCCCTTCGGCTGCTTTCCCTGCGCAGATCGACCTTTCCAGAATTATCGTCGTCGGATGCTCGATCCTGCGAGTCGGCGCCTATATGTTTGGAAGGTCTGCTGCGCGTTTCTTCGGCCATGGGCTCCTCGTTGGTGGGACGCATGAATTTTTCTGGCCGCCGTCCGGCGCCGCGTTATACTGCACGGGGGGCGATAACTGGTGAACGCCACTTTTAGCGAATAGTTCCGTTCCATGAAGCGCGTTTTTGTCGCACAGGGAGCGGAGCTGTCGCTGGGCGGGGCGCGTTGCGCGCTTTCGCAAGTCGTGCGGGCGGCGGGAAATCGCGCCGATTGATCGATTGGAGCGCATTCCGATCCCAAAAGTCCGCCAGCTTTTGCGGAATGCGCCCGACGCGCGTTGGAGCGGCCGATAATGACGATATCACGCGAAGTCGGGCGGTATATTCCTTATTTGCGACGCTTTTCCCGCGCCCTGACCGGAAGTCGGGAAGGAGGCGACGCCTATGCGCTCGCCACGCTCGAGACGCTCGTCGCCGATCAGAAGAACGGCGGCGGCAATGGGGCTCGCATCATAGAGGATCCCAAGATCGCCCTGTATCGGCTGCTGCTCGATATCTGGGCCGCCGCTCCGATCAATGCGCAGCCGGAGCCCGGCGGCTCCTCCGATATAGAATCGGGCGCGCGCCGCAAGCTCGATGCAATTTCGCTGCGGCCGAGGATAGCGTTCCTGCTCAATGCGCTCGAGGGTTTCGCCGTCGACGAAGTGGCCCGGACGCTGGATGTTTCGACAAAGGAGGCGAGCGCGCTGATCGAGGCCGCCAACAAGGAGATTTCCGACCAGATCGCGACCGACGTCCTCATCATCGAGGACGAGCCGTTGATCGCCCTCGATCTGCGCGAGGTGGTCGAGGAACTGGGTCACAAGGTCGTCTCGATCGCGCGCACGCACAGGGAAGCCGTTTCCGTCATCCGGCAGTCGAGGCCGGGCCTCATCCTCGCGGACATACAGCTCGCCGACGGCAGTTCCGGGCTCGAAGCCGTGAACGAGATTCTGGGGGAGTTCTCGACTCCGGTCATTTTCATAACCGCATATCCCGAACGTTTCCTGCTCGGGGAGGCGCCGGAGCCGGCATTCCTCATCGCCAAGCCTTTCGCGGTCGACGCCCTGAAAGCGGTCATCAGCCAGGCTTTATTCTTCGACAAAAAATCAAAGCCGTCGTCCCGGAGCTAGGCCCGGCCGACCCCGCTTAAAGAAACCTCGTTCCAATTCATGCGGCCTCCGCGATACCGCTTCGCGATCCGCAGAAGCGACCGCCGCAAAAATCACTGATCGGCATCGATTTTGCGGCGGATGAATACGAAATGCCGCTCCAGCCGAGCGGATTTCGTATTCAGAAGCCTTTATGTGTAAACCTTAAAAATTTTTTATTCGCCCCAGGGGGAGCAACTTTGTCTTAACGCCACGCGTTATCCCGCTGTGAGAGCGGCGGCGCCTGCCGAAGGCGTCGGTGTGATGAGCGCCAGCCGCAAAATCAACGCGTCGAACCTCGCCGAAAAAGCGGGGCTCGAGCGAAGGCGAGGTGAAAAATGACGACGATCCAGCAACCACGCAAATCCAACCGTGGCTTCGCTTCCATGGACCCCGAGAAGCAAAGGCTGATTGCGCGGAAAGGCGGGCAGAGCGTCCCCGATTCGAAGCGAAGCTTCTCGCAGAATCCGGAATTGGCCGCCAAGGCCGGGCGCAAGGGAGGACAGAGCGTCAATCCCGATAAGCGCAGTTTCTCGCGAGATCATGCTCTTGCTTCCGAAGCGGGACGCAAGGGAGGACATGCTTCTCACGTCGGCTCGAGCAAACGGGCCGCGCCCAACTAAGCAACTCCCATGTTTTCCCGACGGGGCTGAGCCCCGGCGAAGAGCGCCAGAGTGAGAACCGGGAACCTTCCTGTTTCGGTGAAACGGGAAGGTTGCTCTCTTTTTAGGCGGCGTGCGGCTGCGAGCGGTGCGCGATGAGGGAGTAGAGGGCGCCGGGGTCGCGGGTGGCGCGGATGGTGGCGACCATCGCCGGATCGCGCAGCATGCGGGCGGCGCAGGCCAGCGCCTTCAGATGATCGGCGCCGGCGGATTCGGGCGTGATCAGGGCGAAAACCAGATCGACCGGAGCGTTGTCGAGCGCGTCGAAATCGACGGGCCGCTCGAGGCGCGCAAAAATCCCGAATATGTTCTTGAGTTTGCCGAGCTTCCCGTGAGGGATGGCCACGCCTTCGCCGATGCCGGTCGAACCGAGGCGCTCGCGCTGTAGCAGGGCGTCGAATATTTCGCGCGCCTGAAGGCCGGAAATCTCGGCGGCCTTTTCGCTCAACTCCAGCAGCAGTTGCTTTTTCGACGTAGCCTTGAGCGAAGTGACGACCGCCTTGGGCGTGAGCAAATCGGTGAGCCGCATGTGCAGAGCATCCTATCGAGACTGCGACGTTATAGTTTGTTCCGGGCCGCTCCTGGCGGCGCCTCTTTTATCGGCATGACCTTCCGCGCGCCGAGGGCGCGCATTCCGGGCCGTCTCTTGCGGACGGCTGCATTTTCTGGCGTGATTTAAGCTGACCGCGCACGACGCCCTTTTTGATCGGCGCCGGTATGTCCTTCGCTTTCGTCGCTTGCGCGCCAGAGTTGGCGCGCCGAGCTGTCACGCAAAATATATGCCGAAAAAGCCGGAAGAAAGGCCTCGGGCCTGCAACCTCCCCTGGTCGCTTCAGTTCACCTGGCCGCCTCGTTCTTCGCGACGCCGTAGAGCCCGCCTCATGCGCCGTCCGGCGTATCGATCCAGCCCACGTTCTGATCGTTGCGCCTATATACGATGTTGAGACGCCCAGTGGAAGCGTGGCGGAACACGATGACGGGGGCTCCGGTCAAATCCAGATCGAGCACGGCCTGCGACACCGAACGGCGCATGAGCTGGGTGGTCGATTCGGCGATGACGGCGGCGCTGAACTCGGCGGGAGCTTCGAGTTCCTGATCGGGAGCCTCCAGAACGTAGCTCGGCACGATTTCGACTTTGCCCGCGTCGTGATCGTGATGGCTCTTCAGGCGGCTCTTGTAGCGGCGCAGGCGCTTTTCGATGCGGTCGATCGATTGGTCTACGGCGGCGTAAGGGTCCTGGGCGCGACCATCGGCCTGGAGGATCATTCCGGAGGTGAGATGGAGGTTGCAATCGGCGCGGTATCCGGTTCCATCCGGCGTAAGCGTCATATGGCCGGAAACGCCGCCATCGAAGAATTTTCCGGCGACAGCGCCCACGCGCTCGGCGGCGTGGCTGCGAAGAGCCTCGCCGATATTCATGTTCTTACCCGATACCCGCAATGACATGCTCGACTTCCACCCTCTTCGACGAGCGGCCCCTGCGCCGGTCGGTTGTTGCGCCTCTGGCGCGCTTTCGGCTCGAACCGAATCGTTCGAGCGCCGGGGAGCCGCGATCGCCGCACGGCGCGCGCGACCCTGCGCTGGGTCGGCCGACACTCGACGCAGCGTTATGATCCTCCGCAACCGAAGTCAATGGGACTCTCAGGGGGCATGCTATACAGACCGGATGGAATAGTCCGGTCGGCAGGAAACGGCGCAGAATTGAATTGTTGAGCCGAACCTCGCCGAAGTGGTTCTAGAATTATTCTAAAGTCACTCCGGCGTAAGCACGGCTATGCCTGCTGCCGCAGCGCGGAAGTCTTTTGCCGGCGGCGATCGACTGAAGAAGGGATACGAAGACTGTCGCGATATTTCGCAACCGTGCGGCGAGCGATGTCGATGTCGGCGGCCTTCAGCCGCGCCACGATAGCGTCGTCGGACAGAATGTCGTCGGGGCTCTCCTTTTCGATCATCTGCTTGATCTTGAAGCGCACCGCCTCCGCGGAATGCGCCGCGGCCCCGCTCGTCGTGGCGATGGAGGCGGAGAAGAAATATTTGAGTTCGAAGATTCCCCGCGGGGTCATCATATATTTGTTGGAGGTGACGCGTGAGACGGTCGATTCGTGCATCCCGATGGCGTCCGCGATCGTTCTCAGATTCAGGGGGCGCAGATGCTCCACCCCCTTCGCCAGGAAGGCGTCCTGCAGGCGCACGATTTCCGAGGCGACCTTCAGGATGGTGCGCTGGCGCTGCTCCAGGCTTTTCAACAGCCAGTTGGCGTTGAGCATGCAGGTGGAGATGAAGCTCTTGTCGGTGTCGCTCTTCGCCGTGGCGCTCACTGTCGCTGCGTAGCTGTGGTTGAGGAGCACGCGCGGAAGAGCGTCGGAATTCAGCTCCACATGCCATGATCCGTCGCCGGCGGCCCTTACGATCACATCGGCGACGACGGTTTGGACCGGGGCGTCGCCGAAGACGCGGCCGGGCTTGGGATCGAGCCGCCGCACCTCCATCGCCATATCCGCGACATCCTCCTCGTCGACGCCGCAAAGGCGCGAGAGCTGGGCGAAATCCCGCTTTGCGACCAGGGCGAGATTGGCGACGAATATCTGCATGGCGGGATCGAATCGATCGCGCTCCCGCAACTGGATGGCCAGACATTCGGCGAGATCGCGAGCGCCGACGCCGCAGGGGTCGAATCCCTGGATGATGGTCAGAACCGCCTCGGTTTCTTCGGGCGAGGCGCCGAGCCGGGCGGCGATGTCCCCGATCTGCTCGCGCAGATAGCCGTTTTCGTCGATCGCGTCGATGATCGCCCGCCCGATGAAGCGTCGACGGGCGTCGGGGCAGGCGAGCGCGAGCTGCTCCTCGAGGGATTCATGGAGCGTCGCCGCCGAGGCGATGTAGGCTTCGAGATTGGGCGTTTCGCCGTCGCCTCCGGCCCCGGACGCTCCGGTCCAGGAGGTGGCGGAAAGCCCGGTCCCCTCCATGGCGGCGGTGGCCGCCGCCGGGGCCACTGCGGGCCCGTCGGCCTCGAAGGCGTTGCCGACCTCGGTGCCGAGATCTGCGGAAAGGCTCGCGGCGTCGACGGAAAGGGAGTCCTGAGCCCAGTCGCCATCCCGCGGCTCCTCGAACTCACGCGCGGGGGCGTCCCCTGCATCCCCCTCCGCCGAGGCCGTCTGCTCGGTCGGAGCGAAGTCGGCCCCCTCCGCGTCGAGAAGCGGATTGCGCTCGAGCTCGTCGTGAAGGAAGTTCGACAGCTCCAGATTGGAAAATTGCAGCAGCTTGATCGCCTGCAGCAGTTGCGGCGTCATCACCAGGGCCTGGCCCTGTCGCATCATCAGCTTGTTGGATATCGCCATGCTGCACACTCGCGCGAAACAAAAATCGATACTTTCGCGGTATCGGCCTGTTTTTTGCTTATAACATGCGGCGAAGCTAAAGGGAGGCTCAAATCTGCGGCGCCTCCTGCCTAAATGTCTAACGGTTAATCACTTCCCCGGAGCTGGAAGGCGCCCCGGCCCGCGTATGTCGCAATTTTTCCGACATGCGGGCGCCGCAAAAATCACATCCGGAAATCTTCGCCGAGATAAATCCGGCGGACATCGGAATTGGCGACGATCTCCTCCGCCGTGCCCTCGGTCAGAACATGGCCGTTGTAGATGATATAGGCGCGGTCGGTCAGACCCAGGGTCTCACGCACGCTGTGGTCGGTGATCAGAACGCCGATGCCTCGCGACTTCAGGTGCCGAACCAGCTCCTGGATGCCGCCGATGGCGATGGGGTCGATGCCCGCGAAAGGTTCGTCCAGCAGCATGAACGACGGATGGCCCGCCAAAGCGCGGGCGATCTCGCAGCGGCGCCGTTCGCCGCCGGAAAGCGCTATGGCCGGCGTCTTGCGAAGGCGGGTGAGCCGGAATTCGTCGAGAAGCCCTTCGAGTTCATCCTCGCGCTTGCGCCTGTCGGGCTGCGTGATCTCCAGCACCGCGCGGATGTTGTCTTCTACCGACAGTCCTCGAAAGACAGACATTTCTTGCGGCAGATAGCCGACCCCGAGGCGAGCGCGCCGGTACATCGGCAGGGGCGTGACGTCGTAGCCGTTGAGGGTGACGAGGCCTTTGTCGGGCTTTACCAGGCCGGTGATCATGTAGAAGACCGTGGTCTTGCCCGCGCCGTTCGGCCCCAGCAGGCCCACCGCCTCGCCCCGCCGCACATGGAGGCTCACATCCTCGACGACCCGGCGCGCTTTATAGGATTTGGCCACATTATGGATGGCCAGCACGCCTTCCGAATCATTGTGGCCATCCGTTCCCGCGGCGGGTTTGCCGAAGCCGCCGGGGATGGGCTGGAGCGAAGTTTCGGGGGCGCCTGAAATTTGAGCATCCGAAGCGGCCTCCGCTTCCCGGCTCCATTCCTCTTCCTTGAGTTCGTCCTGCTTCCGGTTTCCCTCGCGGCTTTTGAACGCCCCGCCGACCGCGCGGGACAGAGCGTCGCGCGCGTTGCCGAGGCCGGTGGAAAGATTGAAAAAGAAGCGCACGGAGACCAGGATTCCAGGGACGGATGCGGAAAGGAGGCGACGGGTTCGGTTCGGCCGCCCGACGCCGAGGCGGGCGGCGGGCTCTAGCGTGATACTATATTCTGCGACGTCTGGCGCTGAGATCGGGGCGTCAGGCCCAGGGCCGCGCCGCCGCGGTCTGTTTTTCGAAATCCGCGATCTTGTCGGCCTTCTGCAGCGTGAGGCCGATGTCGTCCAGCCCGTTGAGCAGGCAGTGCTTCCTGAAGGCGTCGATCTCGAAGCCGATCACGCCGCCGTCCGGGCCGCGGATTTCCTGGCGCTCGAGATCGATGGTCAGGGTCGCGTTGGCCCCGCGCCCGGCGTCGTCCATCAATTTATCGAGCTGGCCCTGCGAGACCTTGATCGGCAGGATGCCGTTCTTGAAGCAGTTGTTGTAAAAAATATCGGCGAAGCTCGTGGAGATCACGCAGCGCACGCCGAAATCCAGAAGCGCCCAGGGCGCATGCTCGCGCGAGGAGCCGCAGCCGAAATTGTCTCCCGCAATGATGATGGACGCATTGCGATAGGCCGGCTTGTTGAGGATGAAATCGGGGTTTTCCGAACCGTCCTCGCGATAGCGGAGCTCCGAGAACAGGCCCTTGCCGAGGCCGGTCCGGGCGATCGTCTTCAGATACTGCTTCGGGATGATCATGTCGGTGTCGACGTTCATGATCTCCAGCGGCGCGGCGACGCCGGTCAGCGTGGTGAATTTGTCCATTTCTGCTTTCGCCTCGTCTGTTTTCATCTCGACGCCGAGGGCTTCGCGGCGTCCCGCGATCCCTCTCCCCGGCGCCCGGTTCGGTTACCCGCCGTGTAGCAAATCCTCCTCCCTCGCGCAAAAGCCCGGCTCGGCCGGAAGAGGCCCAGCTTGACACTCATGCCGGGCAATGCGACTCGCCACCGGAAAAAACCGGGCGCAAGGGGAGCAAAATGTCGGCAGCGTTTATTTTTCCGGGGCAGGGGTCCCAGACGGTCGGAATGGGCAAATCGCTCGCCGAGACATTTGCGCCGGCGCGCGATGTGTTCGACGAAGTCGACGCGGCTCTGGGCCAGTCCCTGAGCAAGACCATGTTCGAGGGGCCGGAGCAGGAGCTCACGCTCACCGCCAACGCCCAGCCCGCGCTTATGGCGGTGTCGATCGCGGTCGTCCGGGTCCTGCAGGTGGAGGCGGGGCTGGATCTGGCGCGGCAGGCCGAATTCGTCGCCGGCCATTCGCTCGGAGAATATTCCGCCCTTTGCGCCGCCGGG
Proteins encoded in this window:
- a CDS encoding NepR family anti-sigma factor, which translates into the protein MAEETRSRPSKHIGADSQDRASDDDNSGKVDLRRESSRREPLALLDRGLGNGEAGPRKDFGVPRCAVGFGATVSEHIGKELRSFYDDIVAQPVPDRFLDLLNELEADAIYRKDGS
- the rpoN gene encoding RNA polymerase factor sigma-54, which encodes MAISNKLMMRQGQALVMTPQLLQAIKLLQFSNLELSNFLHDELERNPLLDAEGADFAPTEQTASAEGDAGDAPAREFEEPRDGDWAQDSLSVDAASLSADLGTEVGNAFEADGPAVAPAAATAAMEGTGLSATSWTGASGAGGDGETPNLEAYIASAATLHESLEEQLALACPDARRRFIGRAIIDAIDENGYLREQIGDIAARLGASPEETEAVLTIIQGFDPCGVGARDLAECLAIQLRERDRFDPAMQIFVANLALVAKRDFAQLSRLCGVDEEDVADMAMEVRRLDPKPGRVFGDAPVQTVVADVIVRAAGDGSWHVELNSDALPRVLLNHSYAATVSATAKSDTDKSFISTCMLNANWLLKSLEQRQRTILKVASEIVRLQDAFLAKGVEHLRPLNLRTIADAIGMHESTVSRVTSNKYMMTPRGIFELKYFFSASIATTSGAAAHSAEAVRFKIKQMIEKESPDDILSDDAIVARLKAADIDIARRTVAKYRDSLRIPSSVDRRRQKTSALRQQA
- the lptB gene encoding LPS export ABC transporter ATP-binding protein, producing the protein MRFFFNLSTGLGNARDALSRAVGGAFKSREGNRKQDELKEEEWSREAEAASDAQISGAPETSLQPIPGGFGKPAAGTDGHNDSEGVLAIHNVAKSYKARRVVEDVSLHVRRGEAVGLLGPNGAGKTTVFYMITGLVKPDKGLVTLNGYDVTPLPMYRRARLGVGYLPQEMSVFRGLSVEDNIRAVLEITQPDRRKREDELEGLLDEFRLTRLRKTPAIALSGGERRRCEIARALAGHPSFMLLDEPFAGIDPIAIGGIQELVRHLKSRGIGVLITDHSVRETLGLTDRAYIIYNGHVLTEGTAEEIVANSDVRRIYLGEDFRM
- the leuD gene encoding 3-isopropylmalate dehydratase small subunit, with amino-acid sequence MDKFTTLTGVAAPLEIMNVDTDMIIPKQYLKTIARTGLGKGLFSELRYREDGSENPDFILNKPAYRNASIIIAGDNFGCGSSREHAPWALLDFGVRCVISTSFADIFYNNCFKNGILPIKVSQGQLDKLMDDAGRGANATLTIDLERQEIRGPDGGVIGFEIDAFRKHCLLNGLDDIGLTLQKADKIADFEKQTAAARPWA
- a CDS encoding sigma-70 family RNA polymerase sigma factor, with amino-acid sequence MATSGSAEASGGIKTDLVSAIPSLRAFAVSLCGNPDRADDLVQETLVKAWVSLASFTEGTNLTAWLFTILRNIYYSDYRKRRRETSDPDGLMAAKMVAPATQPGHMDFLDFRAALQKLPLDQREALILVGASGLSYDEAAAICGCASGTMKSRVNRARNRLAELLSLAGGRDGAAPFEFGEIVGAENAEAD
- the fumC gene encoding class II fumarate hydratase, with the protein product MTTDQRIERDSFGDIAVPAAAYWGAQTQRSLENFPIGGQRMPIQVTHALARIKRAAAEVNAAKGLIKPEIAKAIVAAAEEVIEGRFDDQFPLVVWQTGSGTQSNMNVNEVIANRANETLGAGLGAKAPVHPNDHVNYGQSSNDCFPTAIHIACALAVSKKLIPAVQRLHQALAAKSKEFDSIVKIGRTHLQDATPVTLGQEFSGYAAQAEYAVVRLEKVLPDLLALAQGGTAVGTGLNTAVGFAEAVAANIATQTALPFVTAPNKFEALAAHDAVVFAHGAINALATGLYKIACDIRLMGCGPRAGFAELKLPENEPGSSIMPGKVNPTQVEAITMVCARVFGNHATISFSATQGHLELNVMKPVIAFAMLESVDLLAEGIDSFILRCLDGIEPDLPNITRFLERSLMLVTALAPRIGYDAASKIARAAHKNGTSLKEEALASGKVTEAEFDAIVRPEQMLSPGA
- a CDS encoding HEAT repeat domain-containing protein, with protein sequence MDASIALTRSQDPNARWLGVMILGQLGPPERTFPEECCDALLEIIDREQDMDVFTAAVFAFGHLGNRRCDSALIKLRNHAEDRVRHGVAFALCGATSEAAVSALLELMNDPYEMARDWATTSIGQIVSIDGPEIRDALLQRANDADILVRAEALHGLARRRDDRVAPYLVAEISAAGEHKRLFVDAAKSYLGLDDDHDVDSERLSRLLQLQNRQP
- a CDS encoding general stress protein, producing MTTIQQPRKSNRGFASMDPEKQRLIARKGGQSVPDSKRSFSQNPELAAKAGRKGGQSVNPDKRSFSRDHALASEAGRKGGHASHVGSSKRAAPN
- the ptsN gene encoding PTS IIA-like nitrogen regulatory protein PtsN, giving the protein MRLTDLLTPKAVVTSLKATSKKQLLLELSEKAAEISGLQAREIFDALLQRERLGSTGIGEGVAIPHGKLGKLKNIFGIFARLERPVDFDALDNAPVDLVFALITPESAGADHLKALACAARMLRDPAMVATIRATRDPGALYSLIAHRSQPHAA
- a CDS encoding response regulator; protein product: MTISREVGRYIPYLRRFSRALTGSREGGDAYALATLETLVADQKNGGGNGARIIEDPKIALYRLLLDIWAAAPINAQPEPGGSSDIESGARRKLDAISLRPRIAFLLNALEGFAVDEVARTLDVSTKEASALIEAANKEISDQIATDVLIIEDEPLIALDLREVVEELGHKVVSIARTHREAVSVIRQSRPGLILADIQLADGSSGLEAVNEILGEFSTPVIFITAYPERFLLGEAPEPAFLIAKPFAVDALKAVISQALFFDKKSKPSSRS
- the hpf gene encoding ribosome hibernation-promoting factor, HPF/YfiA family, with translation MSLRVSGKNMNIGEALRSHAAERVGAVAGKFFDGGVSGHMTLTPDGTGYRADCNLHLTSGMILQADGRAQDPYAAVDQSIDRIEKRLRRYKSRLKSHHDHDAGKVEIVPSYVLEAPDQELEAPAEFSAAVIAESTTQLMRRSVSQAVLDLDLTGAPVIVFRHASTGRLNIVYRRNDQNVGWIDTPDGA